A window of Bacteroidales bacterium genomic DNA:
AAATTAACCATTGATCCTTCTACCAATGATTACCAAAGAATCAGCATTTCAAAAAATTTCAGAACTCGTTGAACGCTTTGAAGACCAATACTCTTCTTATATGAAGTCAGAATACAATGAAACGTTGACCCGACGTGACTTCATTGATCCTTTCTTCAAGGCATTAGGCTGGGATATGGACAACGAACAAGGTTATGCTGAAGCATACAGGGAAGTAATCCACGAGGATAGGTTGAAAATCGGAATTGCCACAAAAGCGCCGGATTATTCTTTCCGGCTGTCAGGTGGAAAGCGGCTTTTCTTTGTGGAAGCAAAAAAGCCTGGTGTATCTGTTAAAGACGAAATACAACCTGCATACCAGGTAAGGCGTTATGGTTGGAGTGCAAAACTTCCTATCAGCATTATAACAGACTTTGAGGAATTTTCCATTTACGACTGCACAGTGAAACCAAATCCGGCAGATAAAGCCTCTGTGGCCCGGATAGGCTATCTGACATTTCGCGATTACGCTGCTAAATTTGATTTTATCTGGGACACGTTCTCAAAAGAACGCGTGTTAAAGGGAAGTTTTGATAAGTTCGTTCAAAGTGATACCCCAAAAAAAGGAACGGCAACCGTTGATAAAGAGTTCCTGCAATCGCTTGATCGTTGGCGCACTTACCTGGCGACTTCCATCAGCTGGAATAACAAGGGACTTGACGAGGACGAAATTAATTTCGCCGTTCAGCAGACCATTGACCGTATCATTTTTCTCCGTATAGCAGAAGACAGAAGCGTTGAGCCTTATGGAAACCTGAAACACGCCCTCGGACATGGGGATTATTACCAGAATTTATTTGAGCAATTCCGCAAAGCAGACGAAAAGTACAATTCTGGGCTGTTTGATTTTAATAAAGACCGAATTTGTGAACACCTGAAAATTGATAATAAAATCTTTAAGACGCTTGTAAATGAATTGTACTACCCGGAATGTCCGTATGAGTTCTCTGTACTATCAGTTGAAATCCTGGGAAGTGCTTACGAGCAGTTCCTGGGAAAAGTCATACGGATTACCCCGGCCCATCATGCCAAAATCGAGGAAAAGCCTGAAGTCCGAAAGGCCGGAGGAGTATATTACACGCCTCAGTACATCGTGGAATACATTGTAAAGAATACGGTCGGGAAACTCATTGAAGGGAAGACACCAGCAGAAGTAGATAATATAAAAATAGTCGATCCTGCTTGCGGAAGCGGCAGTTTCCTAATTGGCGCGTATCAGTATCTGTTAGATTGGCACTTGAAGTATTATACCGAACACACTGCCCGCACAGAGAAGAGGAGACAAGGAGACAAGGAGATTAGACCTGACGGAAACCTCACCACTGCTGAAAAGAAAAGAATCCTACTGAACAACATTTATGGGGTAGATATTGACGTTAACGCGGTTGAAGTCACCAAACTGAGCCTTCTCCTGAAGTGCCTGGAAGGCGAAACAGAGGCTTCCATCCGGCAGCAATTCAGTTTATGGAATGAGCGGGTGCTGCCCACCCTTGATAATAATATAAAGAGCGGGAACAGTTTGATTGACACTGATTTTTACAGTGCAGAACTGGATTTCGGCATAGAAAAGAAGGTTAAACCGTTTAATTGGAATAATGCCTTTCCAGAAGTTTTTAAACAAGGAGGGTTTGATGCGGTTATTGGGAATCCGCCCTATATAAGAATTCAAAGTTTAGCTGAGAATTCACCTGGTCAAATCGATTATTTCAGTAGAAAATTCAAATCTGCTTCAAAAGGGAATTATGACATATATGTTATTTTCATTGAACAGGCTTTGAATATTGCTAATCCTACAGGTCGAATTGGATATATTTTACCACATAAATTTTTCACAGCCCAATATGGTGAGGGAATCCGACAAGTTCTATTGTTAAAAAATGCCATTGTAGAGATCATTCATTTTGGACATCAACAGGTCTTTAGTAATGCTACAACTTATACTTGTATTCTAACCCTTGCAAATCAGAATAATAGTAACGATTTTGATTTTTTAAGTGTTGATGATTTAAATCGCTGGAGAAATTCAGAAACGAAAACTGGTTCAAAAATATCATTTAGCAATTTATCGAATGATTCATGGAGCTTTATTGAAGGGAATTATCAAGAATTGTTCAATAAGCTTTCTTCAATAGAAACAAAGCTTGAAAATGTAACAAATAGAATCTTTCAAGGATTAAAAACTGGGGCGGACAAGGTCTTCATTTTAGTTAAAAAGCATGAAAGTATAAATCATAATACAGTTTTTTCCCCACAGTTGAACAAAGAAATACATCTTGAAGGTGATCTTCTTCACAAATTAATAAAAGGCGGAAACAGTAAAAGATTTCTTATCACCGATTCCGAACTTTTGGTTTTGTTTCCTTACATAAAGTCCCCTACCGGAAAGGTTATTTTAATTCAAGAAACCGATTTGAAAGAACAATATCCTTTGACATATTCTTACTTAAAAGAGAATAAGGCATTATTGAAATCTAGAGATAATGGCAAAATGGATTCCCCAACATGGTATGGATACAGCAGGAATCAAGCCCTTGATGTTATCTCAACTCCAAAAATATTTACTCCGGATCTTTCACCCAACGC
This region includes:
- a CDS encoding N-6 DNA methylase, with amino-acid sequence MITKESAFQKISELVERFEDQYSSYMKSEYNETLTRRDFIDPFFKALGWDMDNEQGYAEAYREVIHEDRLKIGIATKAPDYSFRLSGGKRLFFVEAKKPGVSVKDEIQPAYQVRRYGWSAKLPISIITDFEEFSIYDCTVKPNPADKASVARIGYLTFRDYAAKFDFIWDTFSKERVLKGSFDKFVQSDTPKKGTATVDKEFLQSLDRWRTYLATSISWNNKGLDEDEINFAVQQTIDRIIFLRIAEDRSVEPYGNLKHALGHGDYYQNLFEQFRKADEKYNSGLFDFNKDRICEHLKIDNKIFKTLVNELYYPECPYEFSVLSVEILGSAYEQFLGKVIRITPAHHAKIEEKPEVRKAGGVYYTPQYIVEYIVKNTVGKLIEGKTPAEVDNIKIVDPACGSGSFLIGAYQYLLDWHLKYYTEHTARTEKRRQGDKEIRPDGNLTTAEKKRILLNNIYGVDIDVNAVEVTKLSLLLKCLEGETEASIRQQFSLWNERVLPTLDNNIKSGNSLIDTDFYSAELDFGIEKKVKPFNWNNAFPEVFKQGGFDAVIGNPPYIRIQSLAENSPGQIDYFSRKFKSASKGNYDIYVIFIEQALNIANPTGRIGYILPHKFFTAQYGEGIRQVLLLKNAIVEIIHFGHQQVFSNATTYTCILTLANQNNSNDFDFLSVDDLNRWRNSETKTGSKISFSNLSNDSWSFIEGNYQELFNKLSSIETKLENVTNRIFQGLKTGADKVFILVKKHESINHNTVFSPQLNKEIHLEGDLLHKLIKGGNSKRFLITDSELLVLFPYIKSPTGKVILIQETDLKEQYPLTYSYLKENKALLKSRDNGKMDSPTWYGYSRNQALDVISTPKIFTPDLSPNASFSIDFSGEVYFTGGVAGGYGIKVKEDISEKYLLGLLNSSLLDWFLKKISTQMRGGWYSFESKYIKHLPIKTIDANDNGQVSLKNEIIKLVDQLLKLNEEAKETKLQTQIDQIKSKIDYCENRINEIVYQLYGLTEEEIKIVEGNV